One part of the Pogoniulus pusillus isolate bPogPus1 chromosome 8, bPogPus1.pri, whole genome shotgun sequence genome encodes these proteins:
- the BARHL2 gene encoding barH-like 2 homeobox protein, with amino-acid sequence MEGPSGSSFGIDTILSGGSSGSPGVMNGDFRSHGDGRQADFRSQATPSPCSEIDTVGTAPSSPISVSMEHPEPHLGAAESLPPPPHHLHLGPHPPPPPSLQPSPPQPPPPQLGSASSGPRTSTSSFLIKDILGDSKPLAACAPYSTSVSSPHHTPKQEGSAAPETFRPKLEQEDGKAKLDKRDDTQGDIKCHGTKEEGDREITSSRDSPPVRAKKPRKARTAFSDHQLNQLERSFERQKYLSVQDRMDLAAALNLTDTQVKTWYQNRRTKWKRQTAVGLELLAEAGNYSALQRMFPSPYFYHPSLLGSMDSTTAAAAAAAMYSSMYRTPPAPHPQLQRPLVPRVLIHGLGPGGQPALNPLANPMPGTPHPR; translated from the exons ATGGAAGGGCCGAGCGGGTCCAGCTTCGGGATAGATACGATCCTATCGGGCGGCAGCTCCGGCAGCCCCGGAGTCATGAACGGAGACTTTCGCTCCCACGGCGACGGCCGGCAGGCGGATTTTAGGAGCCAGGCCACGCCGTCGCCCTGCTCGGAGATCGACACGGTGGGGACGGCGCCCTCGTCGCCCATCTCGGTGAGCATGGAGCACCCCGAGCCGCACCTAGGGGCGGCGGAGAGCCTCCCGCCGCCACCGCACCACCTCCACCTCGGCCCGCACCCGCCGCCACCGCCGAGTTTGCAGCCGTCACCCCCGCAGCCGCCACCGCCCCAGCTGGGCTCGGCCAGCTCCGGCCCCAGGACTTCCACctcttcttttttaattaaGGACATTTTGGGCGACAGTAAACCCCTGGCGGCGTGTGCACCTTACAGTACCAGCGTCTCTTCTCCCCATCACACCCCTAAACAAGAGGGCAGCGCGGCCCCGGAGACCTTCAGGCCCAAACTGGAGCAAGAGGATGGCAAAGCCAAGCTCGACAAACGCGACGACACGCAGGGTGACATCAAATGCCACG GGACAAAGGAGGAGGGAGACCGGGAGATCACCAGCAGCCGGGACAGTCCGCCGGTGCGGGCAAAGAAGCCGCGGAAGGCGCGGACCGCCTTTTCCGACCACCAGCTCAACCAGCTGGAGCGCAGCTTCGAGAGGCAGAAGTACCTGAGCGTGCAGGACCGCATGGACCTGGCAGCCGCCCTCAACCTCACAGACACGCAGGTGAAAACCTGGTACCAAAACCGGAG GACGAAGTGGAAGCGGCAGACGGCGgtgggcctggagctgctggctgaggccgGCAACTACTCGGCGCTGCAAAGGATGTTCCCCTCGCCCTATTTCTACCACCCTAGCCTGCTGGGCAGCATGGACAGCACgacggcggcagcagcggccgCGGCCATGTACAGCAGCATGTACCGGACTCCCCCCGCGCCGCACCCCCAGCTGCAGCGGCCGCTGGTGCCACGGGTGCTGATCCACGGGCTGGGGCCCGGCGGGCAGCCGGCCCTAAATCCCTTGGCCAACCCCATGCCTGGCACCCCACATCCCCGGTGA